The Candidatus Binatia bacterium DNA window GGCCACCGACGAGGGATTGGTGCCGTGCGCCGAGTCGGGGACGATCACCTCTTCGCGCGCGTCGCCGCGCTCGGCGTGATAGGCGCGCGTCATGAGGATCGCCGTCAGCTCGCACTGGGCGCCGGCCGCCGGCTGCGTCGTGACGCCCGGCATCTCCATGATCGCGCGGATCCACTCGTGCAGCTCGCCGATCACCGCCAGCGCTCCCTGCGCCGTCTCCTCGGGCTGCAGCGGATGGATTGCCGCGAAGCCTGGGATGCGGGCCATCTCGTCGTTGAGCTTCGGGTTGTATTTCATCGTGCAGGAGCCGAGCGGGTAGATGGCGCGGTCGATGTGATGATTCATGACCGAGAGGTTCACGAAGTGGCGCACCACCGACGGCTCGGAGATCTGCGGCAGGTCGGGAGCCCCCGGGCGGAGCCGGATGCCGGGCAGGAGGCGCGCCGCGCCCTGTTCCGGGATGTCGAGCGGCGCCAGTCGCGGGCCGCGATGGCCGGCAACGGAGCCCTCGTGCAGGGTCAGCTCGGACATACGGCCTCCTCGGGCGCCGGCCGCCCCGCCCGCGCCCAGCGCGCGAGCGTCTCCACGTAGCGGTCCATCTCCTCCTTGCTCCGCTTCTCGGTGGCCGCGACCAGGAGATCCCCCGGCCGGCCGGCGTCGAAGCGCGAGAGCGGAACGCCCGCGAGGATGCGCGAGCCGAGCGCGGCGTGCACGAACCGCTCGGCCGAGCCCGGCAGGCGCACGACGAATTCTCGGAAGAAGGGCGCGCTGCCGTGCGCGAGCGTCACGCCCGGCACCGCGGCGATCCGCTCGGCCAGGTAGTGCGCGCGCTCCAGGCACTGGAGGCCCACGTCGCGCATCCCCTCGGCGCCGAGCAGCGCCAGGTGGATCGTGTTCGCGAGCGCCATCAGGCCCTGGTTCGTGCAGATGTTCGAAGTCGCCCGCTCGCGGCGGATGTGCTGCTCGCGGGTCTGGAGCGTGAGGACGTAGCCGCGCTTGCCGTCGAGATCCACGGTCATCCCGGCCAGGCGTCCCGGGAGCCGGCGCACGTCCTTCTTCCGGATGGCGAAGAAGCCGACCAGTGGACCGCCATAGGACATCGAGACGCCCAGCGGCTGCCCCTCCCCCACGACCACGTCGGCCCCGTCCTCGCCCGGAGGCGAGAGGACCGCCAGGGCCACGGGATCGGCCGAGGCCACCGAGTAGGCGCCCGCCGCGTGCGCGGCTTCGGTCAGGGCGCGGCCGTCCTCGACGACCCCCTCGAAGTTGGGCTGCGCCCAGATCAGGGCCGCCAGACCCGGACCGGAGCCGGCGCTCCGCGCCACGGCGGCCGCCGGCGTGCGGCCGCCTTCCAGGGGGAGCACCTCGAGGTCGAAGTTCCCGGCCGAGGCGTAGGTCGCGAGCACGCGGCGCGCGTGGGGATGGAGCCCGGAGGAGACGAGCACGCGGCGGCGCCCCGTCGCGCCGGCGGCGAGATGGGCCGCCTCGGCGGCGGCGGTCGCGCCGTCGTACATCGACGCGTTCGCCACCTCCATGCCGGTCAGCTCGCGAATCATCGACTGGTACTCGAAAATGACCTGCAGGGTCCCCTGCGCGACTTCGGGCTGGTAGGGCGTGTAGGCGGTCGCGAACTCGCTCCGCCCCGTGATCGCGCGGAGCGCGGAGGGCACGAAATGGTCGTAGATGCCGGCGCCCAGGAAGCAGGCGTACCGGGTCGCGTCGGCGTTCTCGCCGGCGAGCTGCTCCATGCGGCGCGCGATCTCGTATTCGGCCATAGGCGCCGGAAGCGGGAGCGGCCCCGCGACGCGGAACGGCTCGGGGATGGCGCCCCAAAGGTCGTCGATCTTCGAGGCGCCGATCCGCGCCAGCATGGCCCGGCGCTCGTCCTCGCTGCGGCCGACGAAGCTCACGCGTGCGCTCCGAGAAGTTTCTCGTACTCGTCCGCCGAGAGGAGCTTGTCGACTTCGCCCGGGTTCTCCATCCGGATCCGGACCATCCAGCCGTTCTCGTAGGGCGACTGGTTCACCAGCGCGGGATTGGTCTGCAGCGACTCGTTCACCGCGGCCACCTCGCCGGAAACGGGGGCGAAGAGATCGCTCACGGTCTTCACCGCGTCGATCGTGCCGAACGGCTTCATGTGCGCCAGCTTCGATCCGGCCTGGGGCAGCTCGACGAAGATCACGTCCCCGAGCTCACCCTGGGCGTAGTCGGTGATCCCCACCTCCGCCTCGTTCCCCTTCACGCGCACCCACTCGTGCTCCTTGGTGTACCGAAGCTCTCCGGGCACCTTCATGCCGATCTCCTGGGTTTGGGCGAGCGGACGGTTCCCTTCGTGTACATGGGACGGCTGGTGACCACGGCCGGCACCGCCTGGCCGCGGACCTGGACCTGCACCCGGGCCCCGGTCTTGGCGGCGGCGCCGTCCAGGTAGGCCATTGCGACCGGCGCGCCCAGGGAGATCCCCATCGAGCCGCTGGTCACCGTCCCCGCGGGGCGTCCGTCCTGCTCCACCGGGAAGCCGTGGCGCGGGATGCGGTCGCTCTCGGCGAGCAGCCCGAGGAGCTTTCGCTTCGGGCCCTCCTCCTTCACGCACGCGATCGCGCCCCGTCCGATGAAATCCTCCTTGTCGAGACGGACCGTCCACGCCAGTCCGGCCTCGATCGGATTCGTGGTCTCGTCGATATCGTTTCCG harbors:
- the gcvPA gene encoding aminomethyl-transferring glycine dehydrogenase subunit GcvPA, translated to MSFVGRSEDERRAMLARIGASKIDDLWGAIPEPFRVAGPLPLPAPMAEYEIARRMEQLAGENADATRYACFLGAGIYDHFVPSALRAITGRSEFATAYTPYQPEVAQGTLQVIFEYQSMIRELTGMEVANASMYDGATAAAEAAHLAAGATGRRRVLVSSGLHPHARRVLATYASAGNFDLEVLPLEGGRTPAAAVARSAGSGPGLAALIWAQPNFEGVVEDGRALTEAAHAAGAYSVASADPVALAVLSPPGEDGADVVVGEGQPLGVSMSYGGPLVGFFAIRKKDVRRLPGRLAGMTVDLDGKRGYVLTLQTREQHIRRERATSNICTNQGLMALANTIHLALLGAEGMRDVGLQCLERAHYLAERIAAVPGVTLAHGSAPFFREFVVRLPGSAERFVHAALGSRILAGVPLSRFDAGRPGDLLVAATEKRSKEEMDRYVETLARWARAGRPAPEEAVCPS
- the gcvH gene encoding glycine cleavage system protein GcvH, with the protein product MKVPGELRYTKEHEWVRVKGNEAEVGITDYAQGELGDVIFVELPQAGSKLAHMKPFGTIDAVKTVSDLFAPVSGEVAAVNESLQTNPALVNQSPYENGWMVRIRMENPGEVDKLLSADEYEKLLGAHA